A region of the Euzebyales bacterium genome:
CACAGCGCCATCCGGCCGAGCACCGTCAGCGGCGTGCCGTCTCCGATCCCCGCGGACCGCACAGGTGTCCCGCCGTGCCCGTGGTCACCCTCCATGGCACCCGATCGTACCCACGTGCCCACCGCGTCCGCTGACGCCCACCACGGCCGTCGCCGTGCGACGATGGTGTCAGGACCACCCGCTCAGACCAGAGACCAGCGTGCCGGTCGGCGGGACCTCGGCCGAGACGCACTGACCCATGGGAGGCACGCATGGCCGACGGGGCGCTGCACGTGCCCGACGACCTGCTGGTTCACCTGCGTCGGGCTCGGGATCTCGCGGACCGGTGCTACGCGGACCCGCTCGACCTGGCGGCGCTGGCCGCGGAGGCCAGGGTATCGAAGTACCACTTCCTGCGCTGCTTCGCGTCGGTGTACGGCACCACGCCCGCGCGCTACCTGTCCGAGCGGCGGATCGAGCGGGCGCAGGACCTGCTGCGCGCGACGAACCTCACGGTGACCGAGATCTGCATGCTCGTCGGGTTCTCGAGCCTCGGCTCGTTCAGCGCGCGCTTCACCGACCTGGTCGGCATGAGCCCGTCGGCGTACCAGGCGAAGTACGCGGCGGAGGGCACGCCGCGGATCCCCGGCTGCTATGTGTTCATGCACGGCCTGAGCGATCGGCCGCCGGGCTCCGCAACCGCGGAGAAGCGCCGGCCGGACGGCGGCTCCTAGGGTGCCCGCCGACCCAACTCGTGAAGGAGGCACCATGATCACCAACATCTCGCTGGTCACCCTGTACGTGCACGACCAGGACGAGGCGCGCGACTTCTACGTCGACAAGCTCGGGTTCGTCCCAAACGCCGACGTGACGATGGGCGAGGGCTTCCGCTGGGTGACGATCAGCCACCCCGATCAGCCCGAGCTCGAGGTCACGCTGATGCTGCCCGGGCCGCCCCTGTCCGACGAGATGGCCGCCGCCGTGCGCCGGGAGCTCGACAAGGGGCAGATGGGCGGCCTCGGGCTGAGCACCGACGACTGCCGCAAGGCGTACGAGGAGCTCAGCGCCCAGGGGGTCGACTTCGTCCAGCCCCCGTCGGACCGGCCCTACGGGGTCGAGGCGGTCATGCGCGACAACTCGGGCAACTGGCTCGTACTGGTCGAGCCCCGGCCGTTCTCCCCCGAGGACTCCGGCTGAGCCACGCGGCGCGGCCGGTCGACCGGCCGCGCCGTCGCCGCACCAGGGGTGCAGCGTCAGTCGCGTGGCACCCGTCGAGTGGTTCCCTTACCGGACCGGCGGCACAGCGCGGTCCCTCGGCGACCGGCTCGAGCTGGCCGTACTGCTCGTGCCGGTCGCCGAGGCGCGCCCACATCTGATCGACGGTCCGCCGCGGAATCCGTCCCGACGCGCTAGCTTCGAGACGTTTCGTCCGTCCCGAATGGACCTCCGTGGCGAACCAGTGATCGGCAGGCCGCCATCCCCGCCTGAGCCCCTCCCGCCGCCGGCCCGACCCGAGCCGTCGAGCGACGAGCGGCCCGGCGGCGTCGCGCGATGGACGCTGCGGGCCCAGCTGCTGCTGATCGGCGTGCTGGGGTGCCTGCCGGTCGTCACGGTGCTGGGCGCGGTCCCCGGACGGCGCCCGGCCGTGCTGATCGAGTGGATGTTCAGCGGCTTCGTGCGGTGTGCGCTGCAGGGTGGCGCGTTGAACCCGTTGATCATGACGTGCGACCGCGCCGGTGTGCCGGTCGGCATGCACCAGCTCGACGGGGGGTTGACGTATCCGCTCGGGGGGCTCGCTGTCCGGGCCGGTGCGGCGCCCCTCACGGCATGGAAGCTGGCGGTGGTGCTGACGCTCGCGGTCGGCTTCGTCGCGCTCGCCTGGCTGGCCCACCGGCTGACCGGTTCACGGCTGGCCGCCGCCGCAGCCGTCGCCCTGCTGGGCTTCGATGCCACGCTGACCGCACGCACCTGGAACTGGTACTGGAACACCGTCGCCTTCGCGCTGCTGCCGGTGCTGCTGCTGGCCCTGCTCGCCTTGTTCGACCGGGCCACCCGACAGCGACCGGCCGCGCTGTGGGCGCCCGCCATCGCCGTCACGGCCATGGTGCTGCTGATCGCGATCGAGTGGCAGTACGCCGGACTGTTCGCCGCCGCGATCGCC
Encoded here:
- a CDS encoding helix-turn-helix transcriptional regulator — protein: MADGALHVPDDLLVHLRRARDLADRCYADPLDLAALAAEARVSKYHFLRCFASVYGTTPARYLSERRIERAQDLLRATNLTVTEICMLVGFSSLGSFSARFTDLVGMSPSAYQAKYAAEGTPRIPGCYVFMHGLSDRPPGSATAEKRRPDGGS
- a CDS encoding VOC family protein, which translates into the protein MITNISLVTLYVHDQDEARDFYVDKLGFVPNADVTMGEGFRWVTISHPDQPELEVTLMLPGPPLSDEMAAAVRRELDKGQMGGLGLSTDDCRKAYEELSAQGVDFVQPPSDRPYGVEAVMRDNSGNWLVLVEPRPFSPEDSG